The Candidatus Saccharimonadales bacterium genome includes the window AGCAGAAAGCCAATGACGATAAAGCCGGCCGCGTTGAGATCGACAAGCCCTTGTTTGTAATAGGTATAGGCGGCCAGAATTCCAATCGGCGGAATTAGCAGCGCCAAAGTCGTGCCCTGAGCCAGTTTCTGGCTAAACCCAAATAACAATACTAGAGCCGGCGCGATTATGACGCCGCCGCCGATACCGACTAGCCCGCTGGCCACCCCAGCTACTAAACCCAGAACAACGAGCATCAACCATGTCATTTAGAAACAATAATATCAGGCTTGTGGCTTTTTGGGGCGATCGGGGCCAGTCAGTTTCGGGTAGATATTTTTCCAACCGACACGGGGTCGGTTGTTTACACAGGCTGCTATTTTAGCGCACTGGGCTACTGTTTTTTGAAGATATTGCTTTTGCCTGGCTGGGGAGGAGGGAGTCGAACCCCCGAATCCCGGGACCAAAACCCGGTGCCTTACCACTTGGCTACT containing:
- a CDS encoding TSUP family transporter, producing MTWLMLVVLGLVAGVASGLVGIGGGVIIAPALVLLFGFSQKLAQGTTLALLIPPIGILAAYTYYKQGLVDLNAAGFIVIGFLLGSLIGASYITQLSNATVTRVFAVFLILLAIRLLIAAK